A region of the Dyadobacter sp. CECT 9275 genome:
TTACCGACTCTCCCAGTTCCTTGCGCAGTTTAAGAATGGTACGGCTCATCAGGATACGGGTGTAATCAATCTTGGCAAAACCCATTAAGGAGGTAATCTGCTGGTAGGAAAAACCTTCGTAAAAATAGTAGATGACAATTTCCTTTTGCCGCTTGGTGAGGGTAGCAAAGGCTTTGTCCATTTTTTGTTTCAGCTCCTCGTCTATAACCGAGGCACCGGGGTAATCATCGGTGAGCATTACCTCAAATCCCATGTTACCTTCATCATCCAGCTCCTCCCAACTGAAATTATTCCTGTTCAGGTAGCGGATAATGCGGTTACGGTATGATTTATACAGATAAAATTTGATGGAGGATACATCTCCCAAACGATCCTTTTTCTCCTGCAGGTAAATAAAAAGATCCTGAATGATATCCTTTACCAGATCCTTGTCGCGGGTAAACTGATTGCCATAATTATACAATACCGGGAAGTACTTCACATATATATATTCAAATGCCTCTTCATTTCCAGCTTTGAACCCTGCCCACAGCTCTTGATCCGAGGCATGCTCTAATGGAGCTACCCCATATTTAGCAGCACTGGCTTTGGCAGTATCAGCTAAAAGTATATTGTCGGACCGGACTTCCATTGCGTTAAAATATAAACAAAGGCAAAAAAGGAAAGGGTATTACAATTTAAAGAAAAAATTTAATCAGACTACTATCTCTCATTGTATATTCAAATATATATATTCTATTTAATCTATAAAAATAGTATAGATTATTTTTTAAAACTATGGCAGCTCTCTCATCAAAAATGGCGCAGACATAGCTGTGTTTTCCAAGGTGTTTCAGGTAACCTGCTGAAATTTATAGTCAGTACGTGAGGTCCGGGATTCCGGGCTATCGAAAGGAGGAGAATATAAATTGGTGCCTTGGAGTCTTCCAGACTTGGAAAGTCTATATTTTCAACGAACGTATATACAATAACGTTTTAAATTTATCAAAGTAAAGGATGCTGAAAAGCTACGTGATCCATCGACCGTTTTACGAACCGGAGAGCCCAGACTTTCCAAGTCTTGAAGAATTGGAAAGTCTATACCTGCCGCCACCGGGTTACTCTCATTCCCGTATTAAAAAAATTAGTAGTTCCCTGCAACATTTCCGCCCGGATCACTCTCTTTGCGTTAACTGATGGCCAGCAGGTAATGGATCACTCCTTATACACCGGGAATTAAATTCTCAGGGAGGATTTGTTATACATCATTCTTTACACCCCCAATCACTAAAAAGCCATGAAAAAATTCAAAATGATCTGCGTTCAATTATGCGTGCTTTCCTTATTTTGCAGTACCAATGCCGTTGTTTTGGGCCAATCCTACTATTCAGGAGAAGAATCTGAAAAAGGATACTGGAAAGTATATACTGATTATAAAAGCAGAAACACAATTGTTCAGTTTTTTGACGCCAACAGCCAGCTCCTGTACAGCGAAACGCTACCTGAAAAATATATTAAACTTACAAAAAGAAACATCCGGCGTTTCGACAGCCTGCTGAGCCGGTTAATGGAAAGGGACCTCCTCAGCACCACGATCAAATCCTACCAACTGTTGGCAGATAGCAGGACTTCGTTCCCCCGAACGACAGAAACCGAAACAAACACAACTCCGGAGCAACAGGCTTACATCCAAACCAGTAATTCCAATGTATATGTATTACGAAGCGGAAATTTAAGGATCATTTTAAAAAATGATCAGCACAGGTATCTCAACGTCTCCATACTGGACGAGCAATTTCAAACCCTTTACCAGGAACATGTGAATGACGGAGGATATGGACGTTGGTTCGATATGTCGCGACTCCCGGCGGGGAACTACCGTATCCGTATCACAGGACTTGGAAAAATCCTAAATTATAAACTTAAAATAGACAAGTTTAAAGGTTATGCACTGGCTGATCTAAAATGATCACAATCACCAATTTGTGCTGTAAGGATCATTTCCTGTAACGGCTCATTCAAACCAAAGTGCGTATAAATCGGCATCTTTCATACGGATTTTCAGCCGGATCTTTTTCCCTGCCAATTGCCTAACATCGCTTTTGCTATTCCAGAAAACGGTCCGGCTGATTTCGTTGCCGATGATGATACCCGCCTCATTAAATGTAAAACCGGGAACAGGTTTCCCATTTTCATCCTGGATTTCAACCTGTATTTCGCCGGGAGCCGAGGTGGCGTAGTTCAATAACAACTGGCTGCCTTCAAAAGTGAAAAATCTGGTAGTGAGGATACCCGGCTGATATGAGGCTGCCACTGAGGCAAATCCATCCAGCCGCAACGAGTACCGGTGCACATGGGCAGTAGGCTGCGCGTAATCCTGGTTCACATAAACGGACATTTCATCCGCTCCGGTTTGCACGACATTCAAAGCGGGATAATTGGACCGTGACACCCAGTTTTTCAATCCGATCCCCGGGCGGATAAACGACTCCATAAAGGTACGGTCATAGTTATTTCCACCCCGCGTAGACATGAGAATGGCATCTGAACAATCTTTATAGTAGGACGGATTAACATTTAAAATCCTGGCCTGCTCGTCTGAAACTACTTTCCTGCCGGGCATAAACCGGGCACCGATCGCGATGGCAATATGCGGAGCACGAAAGTACGGGCTCGTCTGATGGGTGTAGATATCTTCATAAGGCGTATCCCCGAACGTCATGGCAACCGGTTCCTGCCAATGAATAAAGTCACTTGAAACAGTTTTTGAAACAGACCGTTTTCCCTTGAATCCTCCTTCGGTCCATGTTCTGAAATAAAGTACATACCGTTTTTCTTCCTCCGACCAGAAAGCCACGTTTTGTGAGTCGAAGACCCCTTTTGTAAACACAGGGCCCTGTTGCGCCCTGGTCCAATGGAGGCCGTCCGGTGAGAAATAAGCATAGAGCCCCGTTTTCACCCCTCCCCCAATTGCCTTGTAGCGACGGGCTGCCGGTGCCTGAGGATTACTGTCAAGAAAAGGACTGAAATTGTGATTTACCGCAGGGTCACCAGCCAACACTACATTGTTTTTCGAATTCCCTCCCACCTGATACAATCCAAGTTCGGGTTTGGTCCAGTTTATTCCGTCACTCGAATTTGCCACACAGGTTACCTGTATCTCCGAGTCATCGGCAGCCGTCGCAGGCATACCCCGGTAGTAAATCCTGTATCCGGTCTTGTCTTTAATCACCGTCCCGTAAGCACTGAAAGGCCCCTCCCAGGGTTTGTCAAAATACAACACAGGGCCTTCATCCCTGGGTGTATGCATCACCAGACTGAGCCCCTCCATCTTATCAATCAGATATTTATCAACAAATATTTCTCTCCTTTTGCCAAGTGTAACCACAGGCTCGTTCTGAGCAACCACCACCTCGGACAGATGGACATGCACAATTAAACATAAGATTACGATCCGGGAATAAATATTCATCCTTGCCAGTATATTACAGTTATCAGGAAATACAAATTTAGGCCATTTAGAAACTCATAGCTTGCTATTTTCTTATGCTTTTGTGATACTATCCTTCACTATGGACACAGATTGCGGGAAGAAAATGCTCCGGCCACCAAATCAGCCTTACGTGTGAAGACGGATATCAACCTATCAAAACCAACATTCAATAATGGATATATTCCAATTAATTGGAATATATCCATTATATTTGTCCCGAAAATAATCTGCTATGGAAAACATCTTATACAAAGTTGTAGCGCCGGAAATGGTATGGATATATTATTATGATGAACTCAAAAACAAGCATTTCCGCGAACTGCTTGGCGCAGAGGCTCGTCGGTTTATAGACGACATACCAAACTTTTCAAAAGAACCGGGACAAATGTTTAAAAATGCGGACGATGAATGAGCTGCTACTGGAAAAACTATTTAACTCCGTAAAGCAATACTGGCCGTATTCCCTGCTCATGGACAGACCCCTGCCCTACTGGCCGGACGAAATCCGGGTATACTGGTTCACGACCAGAGCACAGTCCAGTTACCTAATACGGATTTTGTACGAACCCGATGATAGCAGTTTTGTCATGGCCAGCTACCATTGCCCCGATCCGGATGTTTTGCAGCAATTCCGACAGGAATACCTCAGGTCCGGGGTAGACTTTCTGATGCTGCCGTACGCCGTGCAAGGTATGAAAGTGATTATTAACGGGGACGGAACATTTCTTACAAATTCCGTTAAAACAAATACCGCCGGTATGCTCCGGCCGGGCAGGTGAATCAGGCTTGCTTCGGATAATTGTTGGGTAGTACTCATTTGTAAAACAGGGCTCTACCCTTCGGAGTTATTTATGAATCAGTTAGAGAACAACTAAGTCATTAGGTTTTAAACTATTTAATTAGTTAATTTGTCAGTAGAATTTTATCCTGACACAAATAGGCAGCGGTATGAAACAATTGTTATTTGTCGGATTGGTACTTTCGGCCTTTAAAGTATTTGCACAGCCAGGTTCGGTACGTTATCCGCTTAGGGTCATTACGGACAGCACTGCGTATCCGTTTTCCTACATTTCACCAGCAAAGGAGCTGTTTCAGGTAAAGATTCCAAAAATTGACCTACAGTATTACAGCTTGTCAAGAAGTATCAAACTGGAATCTCTTGGCAGCGTCCTGACCGTATTAATCGGAAAAGACAAGTCAAACCAGAACCTTGTCATTTTTGACTCAAACTTCGATAATGATCTCTCGGACGAGCAGGTTCACTATTTCCCGGATTCTGTAACAAGCCCTACAAAAGGAAATTTCCTGCATTTCGGGACCGATATACCTCTTCCTGGCCAAACGCTTTCACTTGAATTTGACTATTCCATTATCAAACCCAAGGCACTGAACATCAGTTTTGGTGATTCCCTGGAGGATAAGATTCATTTCATGGTTCGCCCCTTTCAATACCGGTATGCCACCATAAGAATAGACACCTCGGAATACAAGCTGGTTTTGTTTTCAAAAAACTTTTTTGATTTTTCCAAAACGTCTACCTCCCTGTCAGTGCTGCCTGGCCAGTCCGATGTACACAAATTAAAATCAGCTGACAAATCGGTTAATAAATATACTTTGGGAGATATTGTGCTGATGGCAGAAAATAAGTTTCTATTTGAGAAAATAACCGGTGCAGGCGATTCAATCGTCCTTTCTCCATTGGCACATTCGGCAGAAACGTATGGCTCTAAAACTGGTTTTTTGTCTCCTGATTACCTTGGAAGGGATATCCTTTCCAATGACTCCCTGCTGATTCACCAAATGAAAGGCAAATACGTCTTGCTTGACTTTTGGGGAACCTGGTGTGCGCCCTGTATCAAGATTCTGGACGATATCAAAAAACTCCATGCCTCACTGGACCCTCAGAAGGTCAAAATGATTGGCGTTTGTTATGATACAGACGTCAAAAAAGTAAAACACTTTATGAAAAACAGAGCAATGGGCTGGACGCAGATCTTTGACCCGCAGACCAGTTCAACCTTAGGAAAAATGTTTGAGATAACAGCTTACCCTTCTTTTGTGCTAATTGACCCTAACGGAAAAATTATATACAGAGACGAAGGGATAGATGGTTTCAACCGCACGGCTGCTAAACTAGATGAATTGTTATAAAACACTTAGGGGTAGTTGTTGCTGTGGTCCCGGCCGGTATCTATAATAGGAATAATTCTAAATTTTACTTCTAAAGCAGAAAAACTTCATTTCCTTCTTCAAATCTTTTTGAAGGTGTGTAATTTTGAGATAGGTTCAACATTGGCACC
Encoded here:
- a CDS encoding RNA polymerase sigma factor, whose amino-acid sequence is MEVRSDNILLADTAKASAAKYGVAPLEHASDQELWAGFKAGNEEAFEYIYVKYFPVLYNYGNQFTRDKDLVKDIIQDLFIYLQEKKDRLGDVSSIKFYLYKSYRNRIIRYLNRNNFSWEELDDEGNMGFEVMLTDDYPGASVIDEELKQKMDKAFATLTKRQKEIVIYYFYEGFSYQQITSLMGFAKIDYTRILMSRTILKLRKELGESVIMLNLILLAFSANR
- a CDS encoding glycoside hydrolase family protein, translating into MNIYSRIVILCLIVHVHLSEVVVAQNEPVVTLGKRREIFVDKYLIDKMEGLSLVMHTPRDEGPVLYFDKPWEGPFSAYGTVIKDKTGYRIYYRGMPATAADDSEIQVTCVANSSDGINWTKPELGLYQVGGNSKNNVVLAGDPAVNHNFSPFLDSNPQAPAARRYKAIGGGVKTGLYAYFSPDGLHWTRAQQGPVFTKGVFDSQNVAFWSEEEKRYVLYFRTWTEGGFKGKRSVSKTVSSDFIHWQEPVAMTFGDTPYEDIYTHQTSPYFRAPHIAIAIGARFMPGRKVVSDEQARILNVNPSYYKDCSDAILMSTRGGNNYDRTFMESFIRPGIGLKNWVSRSNYPALNVVQTGADEMSVYVNQDYAQPTAHVHRYSLRLDGFASVAASYQPGILTTRFFTFEGSQLLLNYATSAPGEIQVEIQDENGKPVPGFTFNEAGIIIGNEISRTVFWNSKSDVRQLAGKKIRLKIRMKDADLYALWFE
- a CDS encoding TlpA family protein disulfide reductase, with the protein product MKQLLFVGLVLSAFKVFAQPGSVRYPLRVITDSTAYPFSYISPAKELFQVKIPKIDLQYYSLSRSIKLESLGSVLTVLIGKDKSNQNLVIFDSNFDNDLSDEQVHYFPDSVTSPTKGNFLHFGTDIPLPGQTLSLEFDYSIIKPKALNISFGDSLEDKIHFMVRPFQYRYATIRIDTSEYKLVLFSKNFFDFSKTSTSLSVLPGQSDVHKLKSADKSVNKYTLGDIVLMAENKFLFEKITGAGDSIVLSPLAHSAETYGSKTGFLSPDYLGRDILSNDSLLIHQMKGKYVLLDFWGTWCAPCIKILDDIKKLHASLDPQKVKMIGVCYDTDVKKVKHFMKNRAMGWTQIFDPQTSSTLGKMFEITAYPSFVLIDPNGKIIYRDEGIDGFNRTAAKLDELL